The Deinococcus detaillensis sequence AACCGCCAGAAGCGCCACGCCAACCAGACCCAGCAGTAGCTGGCCGCCCGGCAGGTGCAGCACCTTCGCGGCGGTCTGGGCCTGACTGTTCTGTGCGTAAGGAGCGCTGCCCTGGGCCGCCAGGCGGGCGCTGAACACGGCCAGGGTCAGGTAGAGGCCGCCGCTGATCAGGTATCCCGCGCGTTTGATGAGCCCCTTGGCCTCCGTTCCCTGGTGTTCCGGGTCCAGAACGGCCCGCAGCAACTGCCACAGCACGTAACCGACCAGGCCCACCACTAGCAGCCACAGGAGAACACGGCCCGCCGGAAGATCCTGAAGGCGCAGCAGCGCTCCTTTGTTATCTGTGGTGGTGCCGCCGTCGCCCAGCGCCAGACTCAGTGCCAGAAAGCCCACCGTGCCGTAAAGCACTCCCTTGCTGGCATACCCGAAACGGGCCAGGACCTCTAGCCCCGGAGCAACTTGGCGGCCAGCCTGCTCGACCTGTGATCTGGTAGTTGACATGGTTCCACTATGTCCCGAAGCCCACCAGGCCGGATGCGCCGGGCGTGCCCATCTTTCTTCATGCAGAGCCTCCGCACCCGGCGTCAACCAGGGCGGAGGCGTTCAGTTGCGAATTGGTGATGGGACAGTGGTTTCACGCCAGCAGCGTCTTCAGGCTATGAGCGCCCACCCATTGCCTGTTGCCGTCTCATACGGATTCCAGAATGGTGTTATCTTTTGGGATAGCACCATTCTGGAATCGTATCTGATTAGCGGCTTGTAGAAGGTCAGCAGCGCAAGGACATCAAGACGTCGACGGGATCCTGACCCCGCAGACGGGCGGTTTCCACGGTGGACTTGATACGCATATACGTAATAGCGCCCCGTGCGTTTTTGCTGCACTGCGAGACTTTTCTGGCCATGACCACGGTTCTGAGACTGCGTTCGGCAGCATTGTTGGTCGGTGGAATTTCCGGATCCGACAGAAACAGGAGGATTCTGCCACGGAGATGCTGTTCCAGAATTCCG is a genomic window containing:
- a CDS encoding DUF1206 domain-containing protein, which gives rise to MSTTRSQVEQAGRQVAPGLEVLARFGYASKGVLYGTVGFLALSLALGDGGTTTDNKGALLRLQDLPAGRVLLWLLVVGLVGYVLWQLLRAVLDPEHQGTEAKGLIKRAGYLISGGLYLTLAVFSARLAAQGSAPYAQNSQAQTAAKVLHLPGGQLLLGLVGVALLAVAADQLYSAYSAKFMERMAFSDVGAQYQGTLERIGQVGVAARGLLLTIMGVFLLVAAWRDQGSIVVGTSGALGWLRHQPAGQFLLGAVALGTLCYGVWCVIQARYRRVKVVG
- a CDS encoding IS66 family transposase, whose product is RGHEYGLRLAQVFRDGIKFHQRFHEGWCTREEYRQQGEGLTLRLEKLLNRAPLKTKANERLRLGILEQHLRGRILLFLSDPEIPPTNNAAERSLRTVVMARKVSQCSKNARGAITYMRIKSTVETARLRGQDPVDVLMSLRC